Proteins encoded by one window of Brevibacterium atlanticum:
- a CDS encoding APC family permease gives MSDHLSDARHPSDDHSSTGVHRNAGGRTGTGRTTGAPGDHLSDADHLAVLGYGDSFERSMSPWANFALGFTYLSPLVGVYSLLAVALSTGGPPSIWWIVIVACGQLLVALVFGEVVSQFPIAGGIYPWARRLWSKRYAWMAAWVYICALIVTITSVAEFGAGFLASLFGLALSRNTTLVLGLVLLVLALAINFSGTKWLARIARIGLFAELIGVIGLGLFLLIFERKHSFSVFFDTMGTAGDGSYVPVFMGAAVAGLFLFYGFEACGDVAEEVSNPARGIPKAMLMTIFVGAISALFSFGGYVLAAPNLDEIVAGEVEDPIPSLLAGSLGAVGAKIFLLVAITAFISCVLSLQAAASRLIFSFARDGMMPGHRWLSKVTDGTKVPRNALIVACTAPALICVLIWFNDGILVAVTSFAILGIYLAFQMVVLGALRQRFKGWKPAGPWSLRGWGIVVNIAALAYGIFAMILLSLPGDSGSFFADWIVLIGLVVVLVVGFIYLFTAHPDRKSDAPEGDAIAVAEAIRAHRARQ, from the coding sequence GCCGTACCACGGGCGCCCCGGGCGACCACCTCTCCGACGCCGACCACCTCGCCGTCCTCGGATACGGGGACTCGTTCGAGCGGTCGATGAGCCCCTGGGCGAACTTCGCACTCGGCTTCACCTACCTCTCCCCGCTCGTCGGCGTCTACTCACTGCTGGCCGTCGCCCTGTCGACCGGCGGGCCGCCGTCGATCTGGTGGATCGTCATCGTCGCGTGCGGTCAGCTCCTCGTCGCCCTCGTCTTCGGTGAGGTGGTCTCGCAGTTCCCGATCGCCGGCGGCATCTACCCGTGGGCGCGCCGACTGTGGAGCAAGCGGTACGCGTGGATGGCGGCATGGGTCTACATCTGCGCGCTCATCGTCACGATCACCTCGGTGGCGGAGTTCGGGGCCGGATTCCTCGCGAGCCTCTTCGGTCTCGCACTCAGCCGGAACACCACCCTCGTGCTCGGACTCGTCCTCCTCGTGCTGGCCTTGGCGATCAACTTCTCGGGCACGAAATGGCTGGCTCGGATCGCACGGATCGGCCTGTTCGCCGAGCTCATCGGCGTCATCGGGCTCGGCCTGTTCCTCCTCATCTTCGAACGCAAGCACAGCTTCTCCGTCTTCTTCGACACCATGGGCACGGCGGGTGACGGCAGCTACGTGCCCGTGTTCATGGGTGCCGCGGTCGCAGGACTCTTCCTCTTCTACGGCTTCGAAGCCTGCGGCGACGTCGCCGAGGAGGTCTCGAACCCCGCGCGGGGCATCCCGAAGGCGATGCTCATGACGATCTTCGTCGGAGCGATCTCGGCCCTGTTCTCCTTCGGCGGCTACGTGCTCGCCGCCCCGAACCTCGACGAGATCGTCGCCGGTGAGGTCGAGGATCCGATTCCGTCGCTCCTCGCGGGCAGCCTCGGTGCGGTCGGGGCGAAGATCTTCCTGCTCGTGGCGATCACAGCGTTCATCTCCTGCGTGCTCAGCCTCCAGGCCGCGGCCTCGCGACTGATCTTCAGCTTCGCCCGCGACGGAATGATGCCCGGTCACCGGTGGCTGTCAAAGGTCACCGACGGCACGAAAGTTCCGCGCAATGCGCTCATCGTCGCCTGCACGGCACCGGCTCTCATCTGCGTGCTCATCTGGTTCAACGACGGGATCCTCGTCGCCGTGACCTCGTTCGCGATCCTCGGCATCTACCTCGCCTTCCAGATGGTCGTCCTCGGAGCGCTGCGTCAGCGCTTCAAGGGCTGGAAGCCGGCGGGACCATGGTCGCTTCGCGGCTGGGGCATCGTCGTCAACATCGCGGCTCTGGCCTACGGGATCTTCGCGATGATCCTGCTGTCCCTGCCCGGTGACTCCGGATCGTTCTTCGCCGATTGGATCGTGCTCATCGGCCTCGTCGTCGTCCTGGTCGTCGGGTTCATCTACCTGTTCACTGCGCATCCGGACCGGAAGTCCGATGCTCCTGAAGGCGATGCCATCGCCGTCGCCGAGGCGATCCGGGCGCACCGGGCGAGGCAGTAG
- a CDS encoding GNAT family N-acetyltransferase, with product MTRSPEPELIIRPEAIGDIDAIRAVTIAAFDRSDEAEIVAALRGSGSWIEGLSFVGLLDGEVVAHAMLSRCFVDGRPGVCLAPCSVRPDCQRGGTGTVVIEALLAEAARRGEAFAVVLGHADYYPRFGFTAASGYRITLHVDVPDEALMAMPLAGDVPAGSLCFAPEFGV from the coding sequence GTGACGAGATCTCCGGAACCAGAACTCATCATCCGCCCCGAAGCGATCGGTGACATCGACGCGATCCGTGCTGTGACGATCGCCGCTTTCGACCGATCAGATGAGGCCGAGATCGTCGCCGCCCTCCGCGGATCCGGCAGCTGGATCGAGGGGCTGTCGTTCGTTGGGCTGCTTGACGGCGAGGTCGTTGCCCATGCCATGCTCTCCCGATGCTTCGTCGACGGCCGGCCCGGAGTCTGTCTCGCGCCGTGTTCGGTGCGTCCCGACTGCCAGCGCGGCGGTACAGGCACCGTCGTCATCGAAGCTCTCCTCGCCGAGGCGGCTCGACGCGGTGAAGCTTTCGCCGTCGTCCTCGGCCACGCGGACTACTATCCGCGCTTCGGATTCACCGCGGCCTCCGGGTACCGCATCACGCTGCACGTCGACGTTCCTGACGAGGCGCTCATGGCCATGCCGCTGGCTGGCGATGTGCCTGCCGGGTCCCTGTGCTTTGCCCCCGAATTCGGTGTCTGA
- the argG gene encoding argininosuccinate synthase, whose protein sequence is MSKVLSSLPVGEHVGIAFSGGLDTSCAVAWMRHKGAVPCTYTADIGQYDEPDLDGVTARAKEYGAEIARFVDAKRLLVEEGFVALQCGAFNVRSGGKTYFNTTPLGRAVTGTMLVRAMKEDGVDIWGDGSTYKGNDIERFYRYGLMANPKLRIYKPWLDSDFVEELGGRQEMSEWLVEHGYPYRDSAEKAYSTDANIWGATHEAKTLEFLDAGLDIVEPIMGVAAWRDDVEVATEEVSVRFEAGRPVAINGEEFDDPVALVYKANEIGGRHGLGVSDQIENRIIEAKSRGIYEAPGMALLHVTYERLLNAIHNEDTIALYHEEGRRLGRRMYEGRWLDPQSLMLRESMQRWVASAITGEVTLRLRRGDDYTIVNTTGPNLSYQPEKLSMERVGDSAFGPEDRIGQMTMRNLDIADSRARLEQYAAMGIVSGPTSELVGSLEAGGAEEIANSNAEVDEASDLAGLSAAFDAGTD, encoded by the coding sequence ATGTCGAAAGTACTGTCTTCGCTCCCTGTCGGTGAGCACGTTGGAATCGCCTTCTCCGGCGGACTGGACACCTCCTGCGCAGTCGCGTGGATGCGCCACAAGGGTGCCGTCCCCTGCACGTACACGGCCGATATCGGCCAGTATGACGAGCCCGACCTCGACGGTGTGACCGCTCGCGCCAAGGAATACGGCGCCGAGATCGCTCGCTTCGTCGATGCCAAACGCCTGCTGGTCGAAGAGGGCTTCGTCGCCCTGCAGTGCGGTGCGTTCAACGTCCGTTCCGGTGGCAAGACCTACTTCAACACCACTCCCCTGGGCCGCGCGGTCACGGGCACGATGCTCGTGCGGGCGATGAAGGAAGACGGTGTCGACATCTGGGGCGACGGGTCAACCTATAAGGGCAACGACATCGAGCGCTTCTACCGCTACGGCCTCATGGCCAACCCGAAGCTGCGCATCTACAAGCCGTGGCTCGACTCCGACTTCGTCGAGGAGCTCGGCGGTCGGCAGGAGATGAGCGAATGGCTCGTCGAACACGGCTACCCTTACCGCGACTCGGCCGAGAAGGCCTACTCCACGGACGCCAACATCTGGGGCGCGACCCACGAGGCCAAGACGCTCGAGTTCCTCGATGCCGGCCTCGACATCGTCGAACCGATCATGGGCGTCGCCGCCTGGCGCGATGACGTCGAGGTCGCCACCGAAGAGGTCTCCGTCCGCTTCGAAGCCGGACGCCCCGTCGCCATCAACGGCGAAGAGTTCGACGATCCGGTCGCACTGGTCTACAAGGCCAATGAGATCGGCGGCCGCCACGGCCTCGGCGTCTCCGACCAGATCGAGAACCGCATCATCGAGGCGAAGTCCCGCGGCATCTACGAGGCCCCGGGCATGGCCCTGCTCCACGTGACCTACGAGCGCCTCCTCAACGCCATCCACAACGAGGACACCATCGCCCTCTACCACGAGGAAGGCCGCCGCCTGGGCCGCCGCATGTACGAGGGACGCTGGCTCGACCCGCAGTCGCTCATGCTCCGCGAGTCCATGCAGCGGTGGGTCGCCTCGGCGATCACCGGCGAGGTCACCCTGCGGCTGCGCCGCGGCGACGACTACACGATCGTCAACACCACCGGACCGAACCTGTCCTACCAGCCGGAGAAGCTGTCGATGGAGCGCGTCGGCGACTCCGCCTTCGGCCCCGAGGACCGCATCGGCCAGATGACCATGCGCAACCTCGACATCGCCGACTCGCGCGCCCGCCTCGAACAGTACGCGGCCATGGGCATCGTCTCCGGCCCGACCTCGGAACTCGTGGGTTCGCTGGAAGCCGGAGGAGCTGAGGAGATCGCGAATTCCAACGCCGAGGTGGACGAGGCCAGCGACCTTGCAGGACTCTCCGCTGCCTTCGACGCCGGCACGGACTGA
- a CDS encoding sugar phosphate isomerase/epimerase family protein — MTGTELIATCWTSAGDAAPLRASERSPFDPLDRVREVAATGWAGLGFVLDDLRAVRETIGYDRLAEEIAAAGLRHVEVELCSGWWKEPSAGWREHWEELLEAAQRLGAAFIKVGTDSAPAVEDVEPFVEPLRHLAEEAESFGTKVALEPLPFGEIASIPQGAELISLVDHRAAGLIVDYWHVFRAGTSLKELEDCLSVDMVFGVELCDADETAVGTLFEDTRDNRRLIGDGHQDVSGFIEALKTIGYDGPWGVEILSEDHRKRPLHEALEVARRTALSAFGVV, encoded by the coding sequence GTGACCGGGACAGAGCTGATAGCGACCTGTTGGACAAGCGCCGGGGACGCCGCCCCACTGCGGGCGAGCGAACGCAGTCCCTTTGACCCCCTCGACCGGGTGAGAGAGGTCGCGGCCACCGGATGGGCGGGGCTCGGATTCGTCCTCGATGACCTGCGGGCCGTGCGCGAGACTATCGGCTACGACAGGCTTGCCGAAGAGATCGCAGCCGCCGGACTGAGGCATGTCGAAGTTGAACTGTGCTCCGGCTGGTGGAAGGAACCCAGCGCGGGATGGCGCGAACACTGGGAAGAGCTGCTCGAAGCGGCACAGAGACTCGGCGCTGCATTCATCAAGGTTGGCACCGACAGTGCCCCCGCTGTCGAGGATGTCGAGCCTTTCGTCGAACCCCTGCGACATCTGGCGGAGGAGGCGGAGTCCTTTGGCACGAAGGTCGCACTCGAGCCCCTTCCGTTCGGGGAGATCGCCTCGATCCCGCAGGGGGCCGAGCTCATCAGCCTCGTCGACCACCGCGCCGCAGGACTGATCGTCGACTACTGGCACGTCTTCCGTGCGGGCACTTCTTTGAAGGAGCTGGAGGACTGCCTCAGCGTAGACATGGTCTTTGGCGTCGAACTCTGCGATGCCGACGAAACCGCAGTCGGGACATTGTTCGAAGACACCAGGGACAATCGGCGCCTCATCGGTGATGGGCACCAGGATGTCAGCGGTTTCATCGAGGCACTCAAGACCATCGGCTATGACGGCCCTTGGGGTGTCGAGATCCTCTCGGAGGATCACCGGAAGCGGCCCCTGCACGAGGCGCTGGAAGTGGCGCGTCGAACGGCGCTGTCCGCATTCGGTGTTGTCTGA
- a CDS encoding sugar porter family MFS transporter, with protein MPKTGPFRKRIGLISVVACFGGLLFGYDTGVINGALRPMSQELGLTAVSEGVVTSSLVFAAAVGAVTCGQICDMIGRRRTILYLALLFFLGTLVVVFAPNVTLLVIGRILLGLAVGGASIVVPVYLSELAPHEIRGSISGRNEVAIVSGQLAAFVVNAIIGNVWGHIDGIWRVMFAICAIPAVCLFIGMLRMPESPRWLVEHNRRDEALAVLMTVRTEERARAELGAVEVVAEASTGDQRVGYRKFVFNKWLVRIVLVGMGVAVCQQLTGINSIMYYGQVVLIESGFAENAALIANIAPGVVAVLGGFFALYMMDRVDRRTTFITGLSLTTTFHLLIGLCSKFMAEDNPLRAWVILALIVGFVASMQSFLNVAVWVWLAEVFPLPMRGVGIGVSQLFGWGMNGVIALVFPSLVAGVGISGVFFIFAIVGVVALIFIATQVPETRGISLEKMEEGVETGLAYRFREWRRMRDEQ; from the coding sequence ATGCCGAAAACCGGACCGTTCAGGAAGAGGATCGGACTGATCTCGGTCGTCGCCTGTTTCGGCGGCCTTCTATTCGGCTACGACACCGGTGTCATCAACGGAGCACTCCGGCCGATGTCCCAAGAGCTCGGCCTCACTGCAGTCAGCGAAGGAGTGGTGACGAGTTCGCTTGTCTTCGCTGCTGCTGTGGGAGCAGTCACCTGCGGCCAGATCTGCGACATGATCGGCCGCCGACGCACAATCCTCTACCTCGCGCTGTTGTTCTTCCTCGGAACATTGGTCGTCGTGTTCGCGCCGAACGTCACATTGCTGGTGATCGGCCGGATCCTTCTCGGTCTCGCGGTCGGTGGGGCCTCGATCGTCGTGCCGGTGTATCTGTCGGAGCTCGCACCGCACGAGATCCGCGGCTCGATCAGTGGACGCAACGAAGTCGCGATCGTGTCGGGGCAGTTGGCTGCCTTCGTCGTCAACGCCATCATCGGCAACGTGTGGGGACATATCGACGGGATCTGGCGTGTCATGTTCGCCATCTGTGCGATACCGGCCGTCTGTCTGTTCATCGGCATGCTTCGGATGCCCGAATCGCCGAGGTGGCTCGTCGAACATAATCGCCGGGATGAGGCGTTGGCGGTCCTCATGACCGTCCGCACCGAAGAACGGGCGCGCGCCGAACTCGGGGCCGTCGAAGTGGTCGCCGAGGCATCGACCGGCGATCAGCGAGTCGGCTACCGGAAGTTCGTGTTCAACAAATGGCTGGTCCGGATCGTTCTCGTCGGAATGGGGGTTGCGGTCTGTCAGCAGCTCACCGGAATCAACTCGATCATGTACTACGGCCAGGTCGTCCTCATCGAATCCGGCTTCGCGGAGAACGCCGCGCTCATCGCCAATATCGCGCCCGGAGTGGTCGCGGTGCTCGGCGGCTTCTTCGCGCTGTACATGATGGACCGGGTCGATCGGCGCACCACCTTCATCACGGGTCTGTCCCTGACTACGACGTTCCACTTGCTCATCGGACTGTGCTCGAAATTCATGGCCGAGGACAATCCGCTGCGAGCCTGGGTCATCCTCGCTCTCATCGTCGGTTTCGTAGCCTCGATGCAGTCGTTCCTCAATGTCGCCGTGTGGGTCTGGCTTGCAGAGGTGTTCCCGCTGCCGATGCGCGGCGTCGGAATCGGGGTCTCCCAACTGTTCGGTTGGGGGATGAACGGCGTTATCGCCTTGGTGTTCCCGTCTCTGGTTGCAGGAGTCGGCATTTCGGGTGTCTTCTTCATCTTCGCGATCGTCGGAGTGGTGGCCTTGATCTTCATTGCCACGCAGGTGCCCGAGACTCGCGGTATCTCATTGGAGAAGATGGAAGAAGGCGTCGAAACAGGACTGGCCTACAGATTCCGCGAGTGGAGAAGGATGCGTGACGAGCAGTGA
- the iolG gene encoding inositol 2-dehydrogenase, protein MTNEQLRIGLIGTGRIGKVHAANIAALSETTLTWVIDPYIAGAEAIAAERGARATADPAEAFASGDLDAVIIASPTSTHADLIEQAIAAGLPVLCEKPIDLDIARVDKLAPVVEGSGVPFAVGFNRRFDRDFSLARERLIAGEVGNLEQLSIISRDPAPPTVENLRTTGGIFRDQTIHDFDMARYFAPDIVEVFATGSQLFDDGAEQTSDFDTAMVTMRTSAGVQISITNSRHSSIGYDQRIEIFGGEGMLEVGNAGTSLVSYSNATAVKTTTPYQHFFLERYSEAYLEELREFSRLVRGEESRCSTFADGRAALLLADAAELSAREGRVVRVDLGR, encoded by the coding sequence ATGACGAATGAACAGCTGCGCATCGGTCTCATCGGGACCGGCCGCATCGGAAAGGTCCATGCCGCGAACATTGCGGCACTGTCGGAGACGACCCTGACCTGGGTGATCGATCCCTATATCGCCGGGGCAGAGGCGATCGCCGCCGAAAGAGGGGCCCGAGCGACGGCCGATCCGGCAGAGGCCTTCGCCTCCGGTGATCTCGACGCAGTCATCATCGCCTCGCCGACCTCGACCCATGCAGACCTCATCGAGCAGGCCATCGCGGCCGGACTGCCGGTGCTCTGTGAAAAGCCGATCGACCTCGATATCGCCCGTGTCGACAAACTCGCCCCTGTGGTCGAGGGCTCCGGCGTTCCCTTCGCCGTCGGCTTCAACCGCCGATTCGACCGCGACTTCTCCCTCGCTCGAGAACGTCTCATCGCCGGTGAGGTCGGCAACCTCGAACAGCTGTCGATCATCAGTCGTGACCCCGCACCGCCAACGGTCGAGAATCTCAGAACGACCGGAGGTATATTCCGGGACCAGACCATCCACGACTTCGACATGGCGCGCTATTTCGCCCCGGACATCGTCGAGGTCTTCGCGACCGGCTCGCAGCTGTTCGACGACGGTGCCGAACAGACGTCGGACTTCGACACCGCCATGGTGACGATGCGGACCTCGGCGGGAGTTCAGATCTCGATCACGAACTCGCGTCACAGTTCGATCGGCTACGACCAGCGGATCGAGATCTTCGGCGGTGAGGGCATGCTCGAAGTCGGCAATGCGGGCACGAGCCTGGTCAGCTACTCGAATGCGACGGCAGTGAAGACCACAACGCCCTATCAGCACTTCTTCCTTGAGCGCTACTCCGAGGCCTACCTCGAGGAGCTGCGCGAGTTCAGCCGACTCGTCAGAGGGGAGGAATCCCGCTGCTCGACCTTCGCCGACGGTCGTGCGGCGCTGCTGTTGGCCGACGCGGCCGAACTCTCGGCCAGAGAAGGACGAGTCGTTCGCGTCGACCTGGGCCGATGA
- a CDS encoding Gfo/Idh/MocA family protein, protein MSRRIGVVGLGRIGRMHARNIAQEPAVDELVLIGRTEGKLDAAKAQLQSELAPEAGPDLRGAHAPAGPDNNPVISTVVLTEDWTDGLDGVIIASSTHTHPELARTALSAGVPVLLEKPIGLKLEETAALSAEFEALDVPIMVAYHRRYDEGFQSLRERIHDGALGTIRVIHSAGHDHFHVDPEFIPTSGGVWRDLLIHEFDTIPWLMGESPVSIYASGAVLDEQAYADSGDLDTATAVITFESGVQALISGARNIASGQDVNTVVYGSDAAYAAGIDSKTPVISTEPGVSPPESTYADFVERFEPAFRREIRHFLTVIDGDAASLTLPSDGIVAARLAIAAEESVRRGVPVRLDDIAF, encoded by the coding sequence ATGAGCAGAAGGATCGGCGTCGTCGGCCTCGGCCGGATCGGGCGGATGCACGCGCGCAACATCGCGCAGGAACCCGCAGTCGACGAGCTCGTGCTGATCGGCCGCACCGAAGGCAAGCTCGACGCCGCCAAAGCGCAGCTGCAGTCGGAGCTGGCCCCGGAGGCCGGGCCGGACCTTCGAGGAGCTCACGCCCCCGCAGGTCCCGACAACAATCCCGTCATCAGCACTGTGGTGCTCACCGAGGACTGGACCGACGGGCTCGACGGTGTCATCATCGCCAGTTCGACACACACCCACCCCGAGCTCGCCCGGACAGCACTGTCGGCTGGCGTCCCCGTCCTCCTCGAGAAGCCGATCGGACTCAAGCTCGAGGAGACCGCGGCCCTGTCCGCGGAGTTCGAAGCGCTCGACGTACCCATCATGGTTGCCTACCACCGCAGGTACGACGAAGGGTTCCAGAGCCTCAGAGAACGCATCCACGACGGAGCATTGGGAACGATCCGGGTCATCCATTCCGCCGGACATGATCACTTCCATGTCGACCCGGAGTTCATCCCCACCTCGGGCGGAGTATGGCGTGACCTGCTCATTCACGAATTCGACACGATTCCCTGGCTGATGGGAGAGAGCCCGGTGTCGATCTACGCCTCGGGGGCAGTGCTCGACGAACAGGCGTACGCGGACAGCGGCGATCTCGACACGGCCACAGCCGTCATCACGTTCGAATCCGGAGTTCAGGCGCTGATCAGCGGCGCACGCAACATCGCCTCCGGCCAGGACGTCAACACCGTGGTCTACGGCAGCGATGCCGCGTACGCGGCAGGCATCGATTCGAAAACACCGGTGATCTCGACGGAACCCGGCGTATCTCCTCCGGAGTCGACCTACGCTGACTTCGTCGAGCGGTTCGAACCGGCATTCCGCCGCGAGATCCGACACTTCCTGACCGTCATCGACGGCGATGCCGCCTCGTTGACTCTGCCGTCGGACGGCATCGTCGCGGCAAGACTCGCCATCGCCGCCGAAGAATCAGTGCGGCGCGGGGTTCCCGTCCGGCTCGACGATATCGCCTTCTGA
- a CDS encoding sugar phosphate isomerase/epimerase family protein: protein MSNTVKIAAAPISWGVCEVPDWGFQLSPERVLTEMQELGFAATEFGPEGFLPDDAVGRAETLERHSMQAVGGFYPAIIHDPEHDPLPELERELEAYVAAGADTLVLAAATGVDGYDAKRPELDDAGWRTVYRNIDRILDAAKAQGVTVSLHSHVGTMVETQDDVDHILNGTDVDFCFDTGHMFIGGVDPVEFVQKHTGRISHAHLKDVALDRARRVQDGEQTYYDAVVDGMYQPLGQGDIDIESIVSTLIRAGYDGWFTLEQDTVVAEEPAPGSGPIEQARASLDYLTKIVEENR, encoded by the coding sequence GTGAGCAACACCGTCAAGATCGCCGCAGCCCCCATCTCCTGGGGAGTCTGCGAAGTCCCCGACTGGGGTTTTCAACTGAGCCCTGAACGGGTCCTCACAGAAATGCAGGAACTCGGCTTCGCCGCCACCGAATTCGGCCCCGAAGGATTCCTTCCCGACGACGCAGTGGGCCGCGCAGAGACCCTCGAACGGCACTCCATGCAGGCCGTCGGCGGATTCTACCCAGCCATCATCCACGACCCAGAACACGACCCGCTGCCGGAGCTCGAGCGGGAACTCGAAGCATATGTCGCCGCCGGTGCCGACACCCTCGTCCTGGCGGCAGCGACGGGCGTCGACGGCTACGACGCCAAGCGCCCTGAACTCGATGACGCCGGGTGGAGGACCGTCTACCGCAACATCGACCGCATCCTCGACGCCGCGAAAGCCCAGGGAGTCACCGTCAGCCTGCATTCGCATGTGGGCACCATGGTCGAAACCCAGGACGATGTCGACCACATTCTCAACGGCACCGACGTCGACTTCTGCTTCGACACCGGACACATGTTCATCGGCGGCGTGGACCCGGTCGAATTCGTGCAGAAGCACACGGGACGCATCTCCCATGCGCACCTCAAGGACGTCGCGCTCGACCGAGCTCGTCGTGTCCAGGACGGCGAACAGACATACTACGATGCCGTCGTCGACGGAATGTACCAGCCGCTCGGCCAGGGAGACATCGACATCGAGTCGATCGTCAGCACCCTCATCCGCGCTGGGTACGACGGGTGGTTCACCCTCGAACAGGACACCGTCGTGGCCGAGGAGCCGGCGCCCGGCTCCGGACCGATCGAGCAGGCACGCGCCAGCCTCGACTATCTCACGAAGATCGTCGAGGAGAACCGATGA
- a CDS encoding NAD(P)-dependent oxidoreductase yields MPEKTIVIGLGPVPKKLVEGELGRSVDFVETPGPEDYAKAEGAIVRAAVKVGPAELDSMPNLKVIARTGVGVDDVDVDAATEREIPVAITPGVNSTAVAEGAFAHMLQLVKSLGPLTEIVRSGGWTERTSVPVGDLDGATLGIVGFGNIGRRVKAIAEAFGMTVLAYDPLAEVPRANRAETVDEILRASDIVTLHVPLLESTRHMIDSRAVKTMKDGAILINTSRGGLIDEDAALAGLESGKLGGVGLDSFESEPPQPHPLYQHPRTVLSPHVMGLSAKASRATFIAAARAVDAVLKGDRPEATVNEVDRAAEPATVGKGVDQ; encoded by the coding sequence ATGCCTGAGAAGACCATCGTCATCGGTCTCGGACCGGTACCGAAGAAGCTCGTCGAGGGTGAACTCGGGCGCAGTGTCGACTTCGTCGAGACTCCCGGACCCGAGGACTACGCGAAGGCCGAAGGCGCAATCGTCCGCGCCGCCGTCAAGGTCGGTCCGGCAGAACTCGACTCGATGCCCAACCTCAAGGTCATCGCCCGCACCGGTGTCGGTGTCGACGATGTCGATGTCGACGCTGCCACCGAGCGGGAGATTCCCGTCGCGATCACGCCCGGGGTCAACTCGACGGCCGTCGCCGAAGGCGCTTTCGCCCACATGCTGCAACTGGTCAAATCCTTGGGCCCGCTGACCGAGATCGTTCGCTCCGGAGGATGGACCGAGCGCACCAGCGTCCCGGTCGGCGATCTCGACGGAGCGACCCTGGGAATCGTGGGATTCGGCAACATCGGCCGCCGGGTGAAGGCGATCGCCGAGGCCTTCGGAATGACTGTCCTCGCGTACGACCCCCTCGCCGAGGTGCCCCGGGCCAACAGGGCCGAGACGGTCGACGAGATCCTGCGCGCCTCCGACATCGTCACCCTCCATGTCCCGCTGCTCGAGAGCACCCGCCACATGATCGACTCCCGCGCGGTCAAAACGATGAAAGACGGAGCGATCCTCATCAACACCAGCCGTGGTGGACTGATCGACGAAGATGCGGCACTGGCCGGGCTCGAATCGGGCAAGCTCGGGGGAGTCGGCTTGGACTCATTCGAATCCGAGCCGCCGCAGCCGCACCCGCTCTACCAGCACCCGCGCACAGTGCTGAGCCCTCATGTGATGGGACTGAGCGCCAAGGCCAGCCGAGCCACTTTCATCGCCGCCGCCCGTGCCGTGGACGCCGTCCTCAAAGGAGACAGACCTGAAGCTACGGTCAACGAGGTGGACCGAGCGGCCGAGCCGGCAACCGTAGGCAAAGGAGTTGACCAGTGA